A stretch of the Vigna radiata var. radiata cultivar VC1973A chromosome 9, Vradiata_ver6, whole genome shotgun sequence genome encodes the following:
- the LOC106773571 gene encoding uncharacterized protein LOC106773571 translates to MNLLLPQHHHLSFSQCPFFHNPIKTLQFLPNPPARASTVIRMGGGPRTYPGGVSKWVWKRMQAKKAKQLLKARLSRERQIYEMRKRAELKAAVSELERPWEVVDRAAAAPNLFSVGADEQVKVLADRFQRPGGFDMWSEKDGPVLFETPDELPSARFFPKGVVHSVKPYRRVDGYGLVKEGYDEEGGGLVKGTAFDDKLSEKENGGKEIEFGGQLSEKGNWGKKFEFGEGLSEMGNGRKGVVYGGDLSGNGNGKGVLLEDVDGEISSFNVNYGRNGVEGEDEVGLRRNGNRRKLLSDNVGRNGVQSHGRKGVEGDGRLRRNGNGRRVLSDDVGRSNNGGRSSRLNYERNANGRFDGGEHSPPSSNFGRNETSFDDRLRRRRGNGRRVFSKDVNDGSNELHSEGVSSVRKQRGGNSFRGRSGGKFANRTLEYASPRGRGSRGASSEVYDMGLQQDGSYGFQQKHEEPESTS, encoded by the coding sequence ATGAACCTTTTACTCCCTCAACACCACCACCTTTCATTCTCCCAATGCCCCTTTTTCCACAACCCCATCAAAACCCTTCAATTTCTTCCCAATCCTCCCGCACGTGCTAGCACCGTAATCCGCATGGGTGGGGGTCCCCGCACGTACCCGGGTGGCGTGTCGAAGTGGGTGTGGAAAAGGATGCAGGCGAAGAAGGCGAAGCAGTTACTGAAGGCGCGTCTGTCCAGGGAGCGGCAGATATACGAGATGAGGAAGCGGGCGGAGCTGAAGGCGGCGGTGTCGGAGCTGGAGCGGCCGTGGGAGGTGGTGGATAGGGCGGCGGCGGCGCCCAATCTGTTCTCTGTTGGGGCTGATGAGCAGGTGAAGGTTCTTGCCGACAGGTTTCAGAGGCCTGGTGGGTTTGATATGTGGAGTGAGAAGGATGGGCCTGTGTTGTTTGAGACCCCTGATGAGTTGCCATCTGCTAGGTTTTTCCCCAAAGGGGTGGTGCACAGTGTGAAGCCTTATAGGAGGGTTGATGGGTATGGGCTGGTGAAGGAGGGGTATGATGAGGAAGGAGGGGGTTTGGTAAAGGGGACTGCTTTTGATGATAAGTTGAGTGAGAAGGAAAATGGGGGAAAGGAGATTGAGTTTGGTGGACAGCTTAGTGAAAAGGGGAATTGGGGGAAGAAATTTGAGTTTGGTGAAGGTTTGAGTGAAATGGGAAATGGGAGGAAAGGGGTTGTGTATGGTGGGGATTTGAGTGGAAATGGGAATGGAAAAGGGGTTTTGTTGGAGGATGTTGATGGAGAAATTTCATCTTTTAATGTGAATTATGGGAGAAATGGAGTTGAGGGTGAGGATGAGGTTGGTTTGAGAAGGAATGGGAATAGGAGGAAGCTTTTGTCTGATAATGTCGGTAGAAATGGAGTGCAGTCTCATGGGAGGAAGGGAGTGGAGGGTGATGGTAGGTTGAGAAGAAATGGAAATGGAAGGAGGGTGTTGTCTGATGATGTTGGTAGGTCTAACAATGGAGGGCGATCTTCTCGTTTGAATTATGAGAGGAATGCAAATGGAAGGTTTGATGGTGGAGAGCATTCTCCTCCCTCTTCAAATTTTGGGAGGAATGAAACAAGTTTTGATGACAGGTTGAGGAGGAGGAGGGGTAATGGAAGGAGGGTTTTCTCCAAGGATGTTAATGATGGATCTAATGAGTTGCATTCGGAGGGAGTTAGTTCTGTCAGGAAACAGAGAGGGGGCAATTCCTTTAGAGGCAGAAGTGGAGGAAAGTTTGCTAACAGGACTTTAGAGTATGCTTCACCAAGAGGAAGAGGTAGTAGAGGTGCAAGTTCTGAAGTTTATGACATGGGTTTGCAACAGGATGGGAGTTATGGGTTCCAGCAGAAGCATGAGGAACCTGAATCTACAAGTTGA